A region of Massilia sp. WG5 DNA encodes the following proteins:
- the cphA gene encoding cyanophycin synthetase, giving the protein MEVSRVRALRGPNLWSHHTSVEAIVSCAPGEESIKALAGFEARLRALFPQIWPLQPTGHDDTIPLAQVLEVAALALQAQAGCPVTFSRTTATIERGIYQVVVEYSEEDVGRLALKLAEQLIQAARDDQPFDLDAALHQLRELDEDVRLGPSTGSIVYAGVARGIPFRRLTEGSLVQFGWGSRQRRIQAAEIDATGAIAETIAQDKELTKKLLDAAGVPVPLGRVVSDPDDAWAAAQEIGLPVVIKPKDGNQGKGVTVNVTTREQLTGGFHAAAEFRDDIMVERYLPGHDYRLLVIGNKLVAAARREPPHVLGDGVHTVRELVEIVNRDPRRGTGHATSLTKIRFDDIALASLAKQGYDAESVPPKGQRVTLRNNANLSTGGSATDVTDDVHPEVAARAIAAAHMVGLDICGVDLVCDSVLKPIEEQGGGIVEVNAAPGLRMHISPSFGKGRAVGEAIMDTLYAPGDDGRIPVVAVTGTNGKTTTVRVIAHLLAASGLRTGMTNTDGVYIQGRRIDSGDCSGPRSARNVLLHPDVDAAVFETARGGILREGLAFDRCQVGVVTNIGSGDHLGLNYITTLEDLAVLKRVIVQNVAPGGMAVLNAADPIVAAMAENTRGDVTYFALDCSLPLMQKHRAQGRRIVYVDEGHLVAAQGKREERIPLAEVPITRGGVIGFQVENVMAAVAAAWAVGIDWSAIRTGLKTFVGESDNAPGRFNVFDYRGATVIADYGHNPDAIQALTSAVEAMPAKRRSVVISGAGDRRDEDIRDQTRILGKSFDDVLLYEDQCQRGRSEGEVVALLRQGLLDASRTSHVEEIRGEFVAIDRALERLQPGDLSLILIDQVDEALAHIAKRVAEAKA; this is encoded by the coding sequence ATGGAAGTATCACGCGTCCGGGCCCTGCGCGGCCCCAACCTCTGGAGCCATCACACGTCGGTCGAGGCGATCGTCTCCTGCGCGCCCGGAGAAGAATCGATCAAAGCGCTGGCCGGTTTCGAAGCGCGCCTGCGCGCCCTGTTCCCACAGATCTGGCCGCTGCAGCCGACCGGCCATGACGACACCATCCCGCTGGCCCAGGTGCTGGAAGTGGCGGCCCTGGCCCTGCAGGCCCAGGCCGGCTGCCCGGTCACCTTCAGCCGCACCACCGCCACCATCGAGCGCGGCATCTACCAGGTCGTGGTCGAGTACAGCGAGGAAGACGTCGGCCGCCTGGCCTTGAAGCTGGCCGAACAGCTGATCCAGGCCGCGCGCGACGACCAGCCCTTCGACCTCGATGCGGCCCTTCACCAGCTGCGCGAACTCGACGAGGACGTGCGCCTCGGCCCCTCGACCGGTTCGATCGTGTACGCCGGCGTGGCGCGCGGCATCCCCTTCCGCCGCCTGACCGAGGGCAGCCTGGTGCAGTTCGGCTGGGGCAGCCGCCAGCGCCGCATCCAGGCCGCGGAGATCGACGCCACCGGCGCCATCGCCGAGACCATCGCCCAGGACAAGGAACTGACCAAGAAGCTGCTCGACGCCGCCGGCGTGCCGGTGCCGCTGGGCCGCGTCGTGAGCGACCCCGATGACGCCTGGGCCGCGGCCCAGGAGATCGGCCTGCCGGTCGTGATCAAGCCGAAGGACGGCAACCAGGGCAAGGGCGTGACCGTCAACGTCACCACCCGCGAGCAGCTCACCGGCGGCTTCCATGCCGCCGCCGAGTTCCGCGACGACATCATGGTCGAACGCTACCTGCCGGGCCACGACTACCGCCTGCTCGTGATCGGCAACAAGCTGGTCGCGGCCGCCCGCCGCGAACCGCCGCACGTGCTCGGCGACGGCGTGCACACGGTGCGCGAGCTGGTCGAAATCGTCAACCGGGATCCGCGCCGCGGCACCGGCCATGCTACCTCCCTGACCAAGATCCGCTTCGACGACATCGCCCTCGCCTCGCTGGCGAAGCAGGGCTACGACGCCGAATCCGTCCCGCCGAAGGGCCAGCGCGTCACCCTGCGCAACAACGCCAACCTCTCCACCGGCGGCTCGGCCACCGACGTCACCGACGACGTGCATCCGGAAGTGGCCGCGCGCGCCATCGCCGCGGCGCACATGGTCGGCCTGGACATCTGCGGCGTCGACCTGGTCTGCGACAGCGTGCTCAAGCCGATCGAGGAACAGGGCGGCGGCATCGTCGAAGTGAATGCCGCGCCCGGCCTGCGCATGCACATCTCGCCGTCCTTCGGCAAGGGCCGCGCGGTCGGCGAAGCGATCATGGACACCCTGTATGCGCCCGGCGACGACGGCCGCATCCCGGTGGTGGCCGTAACCGGCACCAACGGCAAGACCACCACCGTGCGCGTGATCGCGCACCTGCTGGCCGCGTCCGGCCTGCGCACCGGCATGACCAACACCGACGGCGTCTACATCCAGGGCCGCCGTATCGACAGCGGCGACTGCAGCGGCCCGCGCAGCGCGCGCAACGTGCTGCTGCATCCGGACGTCGACGCGGCCGTGTTCGAGACCGCGCGCGGCGGCATCCTGCGCGAAGGCCTGGCCTTCGACCGCTGCCAGGTCGGCGTGGTCACCAACATCGGTTCCGGCGACCACCTCGGCCTGAACTACATCACCACGCTGGAAGACCTGGCGGTCCTCAAGCGCGTGATCGTGCAGAACGTGGCGCCGGGCGGCATGGCCGTGCTGAACGCCGCCGACCCGATCGTTGCCGCGATGGCCGAGAACACCCGCGGCGACGTCACCTATTTCGCGCTGGACTGCTCGCTGCCGCTGATGCAGAAGCACCGCGCCCAGGGCCGCCGCATCGTCTACGTCGACGAAGGCCACCTGGTGGCGGCGCAGGGCAAGCGCGAAGAGCGCATCCCGCTGGCCGAGGTGCCCATCACCCGCGGCGGCGTGATCGGCTTCCAGGTCGAGAACGTGATGGCGGCGGTGGCCGCGGCCTGGGCGGTCGGCATCGACTGGAGCGCGATCCGCACCGGCCTGAAGACCTTCGTCGGCGAGAGCGACAATGCGCCGGGCCGCTTCAATGTGTTCGACTACCGGGGCGCGACCGTGATCGCCGACTACGGCCACAACCCGGACGCGATCCAGGCCCTGACCAGCGCGGTCGAAGCGATGCCGGCCAAGCGCCGCTCGGTGGTCATTTCCGGCGCGGGCGACCGCCGCGACGAGGACATCCGCGACCAGACCCGCATCCTCGGCAAGTCCTTCGACGACGTGCTGCTGTACGAAGACCAGTGCCAGCGCGGCCGTTCCGAAGGCGAGGTCGTGGCCCTGCTGCGCCAGGGCCTGCTCGATGCGAGCCGCACCAGCCACGTCGAAGAGATCAGGGGCGAATTCGTCGCCATCGACCGCGCACTGGAACGCCTGCAGCCGGGCGACCTGTCGCTGATCCTGATCGACCAGGTCGACGAGGCGCTGGCGCACATCGCCAAGCGGGTGGCGGAAGCGAAGGCGTGA